In one window of Procambarus clarkii isolate CNS0578487 chromosome 63, FALCON_Pclarkii_2.0, whole genome shotgun sequence DNA:
- the LOC138354444 gene encoding uncharacterized protein, with protein MATTLPPLTSPYTCPPMATTLPHSLAHIHVHPWQQPCPTHKPIYMSTHGNNLAPLTSPYTCPPMATTLPHSQAHIHVHPWQQPCPTHKPIYMSTHGNNLAPLTSPYTCPPMATTLPHSLAHILVHPWQQPCPTH; from the coding sequence atgGCAACAACCTTGCCCCCACTCACAAGCCCATATACATGTCCACCCATGGCAACAACTTTGCCCCACTCACTAGCCCATATACATGTCCACCCATGGCAACAACCTTGCCCCACTCACAAGCCCATATACATGTCCACCCATGGCAACAACCTTGCCCCACTCACTAGCCCATATACATGTCCACCCATGGCAACAACCTTGCCCCACTCACAAGCCCATATACATGTCCACCCATGGCAACAACCTTGCCCCACTCACAAGCCCATATACATGTCCACCCATGGCAACAACCTTGCCCCACTCACTAGCCCATATACTTGTCCACCTATGGCAACAACCTTGCCCCACTCACTAGCCCATATACTTGTCCACCCATGGCAACAACCTTGCCCCACTCACTAG